The Dehalogenimonas sp. THU2 DNA segment GGGCTGAACCTTCAATAATGCGTTCGGCGCCGGTTACATCTACAGCGTTCAGGTCTTTCATCTTCATCTGGGCGATCTCACGCAATTTAGCGCGGGTAATCACCGGCGGTTCATTATGTCCCGCGTTGCCGGCGCCCTTGGGTACACCGGCGGCTTTCTTGAGCAGGTCGGTAGCCGGGGGGGTCTTGGTGACGAAGGAAAACGACCGGTCATCGAAGATGGTGATCTCTACCGGTACCACCGTGCCTTCCATGGAGGCGGTACGCTCGTTGTATTCCTTGCAGAAGCCCATGATATTGACGCCGTGCTGACCTAGCGCCGGACCGATCGGGGGTGCCGGATTAGCCTTACCCGCCGGGATTTGCAGCTTTACTATTGCCTTAATTTTTTTAGCCAATGTTTATCTCCTTGAAACGCCGTAGGAACCCTACTAGAGTTTCTCCACCTGTAAAAAGTCCAGTTCCACCGGTGTCTCCCGGCCGAAAAGGGAAAGCAGAACCTTGACCTTGCCCTTTTCCGTGTTTACCTCATCAACCATGCCGATGAAATCTATGAACGGCCCGTCGATCACCCTGACGCTCTGTCCCTTCTTGAAGCCCACCTTGACCCTGGGAGCCTCGGCTTCCATCTGGGTG contains these protein-coding regions:
- the rplK gene encoding 50S ribosomal protein L11, which encodes MAKKIKAIVKLQIPAGKANPAPPIGPALGQHGVNIMGFCKEYNERTASMEGTVVPVEITIFDDRSFSFVTKTPPATDLLKKAAGVPKGAGNAGHNEPPVITRAKLREIAQMKMKDLNAVDVTGAERIIEGSARSMGIKVK